Within Harpia harpyja isolate bHarHar1 chromosome 4, bHarHar1 primary haplotype, whole genome shotgun sequence, the genomic segment ACGCCACAGCTCCTGCGAGGAATATTGCAGTCAGTTTCCCAAGGCACCTGTGTGTCTGAAACACACTTATTACCAAATTTGGAGGACATGAGCATATAATCCTACGGATTAATGATAAAGGCAAAAACACACCTGACAGCTCATCCACAAGACTGATAACATCATCTGCTGTCCATTCTCTAGCTTCTGTATCATACAGCAGTTTAATTGCATCTGCTAGACCTTTCAGACTGGTCTCATCTGTTGGTCCTTCTATCATTTTCTGCCAAACCACATGTCCTGAGCAATATATTAATCACAACTGCTATTAAGtgacaaagtaatttttttttttttaaacaaggaaggTGCTAAACTGGCCCTTACAGCAAAGTCAGAGGAGGGGAATTCAGGTAACACAACCGAGTCTTTGtgacagtgagatttttttttttttgtctatctGTTATTTTAGTAGGGACAGTGGTAGTTGCAGCATGAATCAAAGGGTGATTTAAAGAAACCCGGGTCTAATAATTAAGGGAGAGAGCATGCTTTTCTTCAGGGAAACACATGCTGCTTTGAGGTGCATTGAAGCTAAGTCTACCCTAAGCAGGGGAGAATAGAGGAACAGAGGTGCAATTTCTTCATTTGAATAGTAACCTTGTCATATATATGGATATGGATATATGTGTTAGTGAGGTCTGGTTaagcagaatgattttttttttctaggcaatatgattacattttatttgtataaagctcagctttcagaaatgctgcatCCTGCAAGGAAATCTCATTCTCAGGGAACAAACTTTGAAAATTAACCCCCCAGACTACTCGCCATCAAGAGAGGACACTGGCCCAAAGATGATATACAGCAGGCGAGCTTGATTGACCATGGGCCATGGCTTTAAAATACGAGTCAACCAAAATGCAGAATCACTTCGATGAATCCAGTGGTTCAACAAGACGCTACGACAGTATAACCTTATCCGCAGCTCTAACTTTCGGGCACTTCCTGGGGTAAAAGAATGTAGATATTATAAATCCATCAAGCCTCACGCAATACAGATgatcgccttttttttttttttttttttaaataggaagagaaagaaggattTCTTAAAGCTGCCCAAGAACATCTAGGGGGATTTAATTAAATTCTCAGCTGTTACTTCCCGAGTCTGGCTCTTTTGGATATGTTGCACTAATTCAGGCCATAGAATCTATGGCGaagaaaaaatagctgtattCATCTATATAAAGGTCAAGTATTTGCTTTAGAATGCCCACTTTCTGCATAATATTGGAGGTAACAGAACGTACATGAGAGTCAGGAAAGGATTGGTGCTACAAGGCTTAGCTGAGCTAAAACATTCTCAATTCTAGACACATTTTGTTTGCAGTAATCAAGATCCATTTTCTGACTTCTCCATGATAGCACATTTTGATTTTGTAGGACTTTTGTCTGCTTTGATGATTACCCGGTTTGCTGCTGACAACTGTCTGTACTTTACGGGGTAAATTGCTCAGCTCACAAAGGAAGTTAAAAACTCGGTGACACTCTAGTTCATCCCAGCCTGCTGTTAGGATCTGAAGATTACAAAAGAAAGGGGATAAAAATGAACAGATTGAGCCATAGATTTAGATCACAGTGCCATTTCTCATATTAGATAAATATAATCTGTCCTGCAATTTATCAGAAAAACAGAGAGGGAAGGTGTCATACCTGGAGTGTGGTGCCTGCACAGCATCTCCCTGATGAGTGTAGGGAAACCATTATCTATACATTATGGCAGAGGTTGTACTTAAGCTTAATGCAGCCCAGAATCAAAAGCTGCTAATGATGCTCCACATTCAGGGCCAAGATCTTATTTTTGTACCTTATGCAGGAAAGTACACAAAGGTATTTGCTACAAAGACAATTGTCCCAGCTCAAATAATTACCTGTAACTCTTAATCACAGAAAGATAATCACATTTTTTGTATTATCAAATACTTTAATGCTGCATATGTATACAACACCTGTATGCACAAGTTTCTAAGacttaaatgcatttaaaatgtgctCAAAATGCCTGTTCTTCTAAGAGAgaatttgtttctgtatttttctaatCAAAGTTACTCTCCAGTAAAGCCTCCATTATGGCAATTCTAACACTTCACAATCAAACATCTCAAGTAGTGTTAAAAAGGTCCTACCCTTAGTGTTTTACTGCATATTTGCAATCACAGTAGTCATTACAGTAAATAAACAGTGGATTGCTGAACTAATTCAtttgacactgatttttttttttttaattaattttaagctACCACAAGCTAACAAAAATATTCTGGCATATGATGTGTATAGCCATTTAGTTTTAAACTAAACCACCTCTGCTCTTGGTTTGTGAATTCGAAGCTGTGTAATAAAATGCTCCCCTTCTCCCATGTCTTCTTAGAAAATAAATCGCTAATCAAAATCCAGGCTGGTTGGTAGTGAAATCCAGACCAAGGAATTCTCAAGAGTCAAATCAGTAACTTTAACAACCAGAAAGGAAATTCAGAGAACTGTGTGAATAAATACCTTCCCCCCTACACCCCAAGGCTCAAAACTATCTTATACTTCTAAATATCTTGCAAAAACAGAGATTAATTTAGAAAACtaccttaattttcttttatatttgtgaTACTTGCCTTCTCTCCATAAAGATACTGTACCTGTAAAAATACCCCATAGCACTGTAATCCTAAACAATGCAAAGGACTTGGACAACCATTAAGTTTAAAACAGGAAACCTGCAAGTGCAAAACACTAGTAATTTATCTTAACTGACCATAAACTAATTCCTGTGATTGAAAATTCTCTGTACTACTTGTGTACATCCATACTGATTAGAGAGATTCAGAAGAATTCCCTTCCCTTACTGTACAAGGAAACAAGTTATAGTACCAATGTTATAGCTTAGCATTAAGTTCCAAACTGTGGTCAAGTGGGTGTGCAAAAGGTCTCCAAGAAGAGCAACCCTGTTTTCAGGAGAGTAAAATTTCTATTAAGAGCTGTGCTCTTCCACTGCAAAATTTCTAGTGGTCCACAAACAAGAAAAGTTGAAAACCACTGATCTTGGAATATGAAATCTCAGTAGGACAGCCTTGTGTTCAATATGCTGGCTTAGGCTTTTCtattgttattaaaaagaaaccGATTTCAAATCAATAAATTACACAGTAGTAATAAACTCCAGCAAAGGGACAATAAAAGGCATAATTCAACTAGAAATTGCCTTATAGAAATGGTATTGTAAGTGCAAGGGACAATTCGAAACACTAGTGAAAGGAACAGGAACTTACTTCTGAGAGAATCTTGTGTATATACTTTAGCCTATCTTTTGTAGGCAATAGAAGTGTGCATCTTTTAAGCAACAATCCTGTGAACAAAACGAATACATACATGACTATGAGTGTACGTACATGGCACATACATTACTGAATTAGCTTAAGCATTCACAtcatatgcatgcacacaccaGTGAAAAACGGCTGCTGCTGCAAGGTGGAGAGAGCAGCGAGTAGTAGTCTGTGCTTTGGAGAAGGGGTGTATGCTTTTGTagcagggacatcttttactAAAGAAATGTTGTCAGGCAGTATGTAGGCTTCCTATGCCATTACTTGTTTATTGTGTTGTTTTAAAGTCCCTGTTAGTCACAGTTGGAGCCCTATTAACATTACTATATTGGTTTTAGAATTACAGCtgttaaaaatactggaaataaatgTTACTTGTTGCACCTCTTTTAACTGCACCCTGGGGAACACTGGTTTTCCCCTTACATCATGGAAAGCCGAGCTTCCAAAATTTTTTCAAGATAGCCGCATgctctaaaaagaaaatattctaaacTGCGTTAATGTAAAACATAGCTAAGaggtaaaattattttcctatacAGGACTGAAATGGTATGTGTTTAGGATGTCAAAGTCTGGAGTTCATTATAGTGTGGAACAGCTGTTTGTTAAGCAGCACTTTTTTTCTCCACTACTGATAGAAAATGGGTTAACAACTTGGTCTTCAAAAACATGTACCAGAATAAAATATATATCTCGTTTGTTAATTAGTCAAGAAATCCACAGAAAAGTATGtacttttctggagaaaaaaaaaaggaacctttttttcctgatttgtcAGTCTCCGTAAAAATACATAACTTCATGCATTTACTGTAGTTCTAAATTGACTCTTTCCATATTTAGAAGTGTGTTAGCATTCCTACGTGACAGACATAATTTATTCATCAACCTTGGACATGGTCCAAAGCTCAGTCAAGTCAATTTTCTTTTGACTAGGTTAGACTTTGGAGAGAACTCCCTGAAGAATTGTTGAAACTGTTCAGACTGTGTAGCTGCAAATCAGAATACAGCCATCAGTGTGGGGAAAAATTATGTTGAGTAAAAAGGGTTGAGCAAAAAGTACTGCTCCTGGTTTTGTACGGCAAAATCCCCCCTGTGCGGAAGGACAGTGCCACGACCATTTATAGCTTGAGTCCATTTTAAACAATGACCGAAATTCTGTGCCATTACAAGTACTGGAAGATTTTACCATGGACTTGAGTGGAGCCAGACCCCTCTGAGTTTAAGTGAGATTTATGTAATATGTAGACCCTGTTCAGGCTCTCTGAACAGGAATGAATTTTTCCCATTGAGTCCAGTCTTTCCTGCTGTAAAGTAAATATTGATTTTGCAACTGACCTCTTAACAAAAATGTTCTCTTGAGCCTTCCACTGACGACACAGATATTGCCAATGATCTTCATATTTTGAATATGTCATGTTTTTACTACTAGGCCTACTATAGCGATGGGTTCACACCTACCTATAAATAACAAGTTGCCATTTTGTATGTCGTTACTACAAagcccaaattaatttttttttttttttttaagaattgtaGGGTTTCaggcttcattttaaaaataaaatgctacaaTTCTTTTAAGGTACCTCACAACCTACACGGATTGCTTACAATAGGAGATCTTTGGTCTAAATGGCTTTAACAGTGTTCCTTTACCTTGTGTATGTCTTTATGTAATGTCTTAAGTTCAAACCATACTTATAATTCTGCATCTAACCATgacttcattttatttctctgtcaaataaacaatgctttttttttttatcagatggGTAATAGTAAATAGATGTGGATcaaattatgttttaatttaatttgcttttctgagaGAACACTTTAGAATGAATTAGAAtcaatgtgttttaaaaattagcagaaaagttaaaaagcaaacaattttgaATTTGAGGCTGTACAGCACTCCTCATTACCACTGAACCCATGTTATTTTGATCTAGATTTCTATTACACTATGCTAAAAGTGGTCTgagcagctgaaagaaagaacaagTGAATCTTTTCACCCAGAAAAGGTTTGGTTAGCATACAGTATACCATGACAGCAAAAAGTGCAGGCATTTTCACATTGCCCTTAAGCTAAGAGCGAGAGGAAGAGGTGTTCTTCGTGCCCATCTCGGTCACAAAGCTGCCAAGGAGAATGCTAGTCACTGACAGCTGTGATAACATTTTTGTGACAAGCCTACTTCTTTTCTAAGAAGTGGAATGTGATCTGCAATACATCTCAAGTAGACTATGGAGCAGTCTTTCTGATGGCAACTGTTGTTGGTCACTTTAGAATTAGGCTGGGTTTAAGCACTGCGGCTACATTTCCCAGACTGAGGAATGTGAGCTACTCCAAAGTGATACATGAAGGCAGTCTGAACAGCCAAATTCCTTCAGCTAGTGTGGGGCCTGGGTGTCTTGGTTTCTGCTGCAGTTTCCAGTGGTGGTGTCCAAACAAACTAAATTTGGAAACACCTACTACTGAGAACTGATCCTCTGCCCAGCCTCTGCTTGccatttaataggaaaaaataaacatagaGGAGGCagaacatacattattttttccataacTATGAGGTTTTGGAATCATTTCGGGTAactcctcccacctcccccgCCAGTTAATGGTATTTGAGTGGGCTATTTGGCATGGGGAGGAACTTCACTTTCCGAGGGAGCTGCACAAATGATTTGGGCCATACCCTCAGCATTTTACCGATCGATGCATATAACAGAAGAAACCTTTTAACTGAGCTTGGTTCTCCTCTAATTGTTACCATTTGCATTAAAGGATCACCTAGAGATTTGTAGTGCTCTAAAATATAGGATCCTTCTCTCTTGCCAGGTAGCTCAAGGTTATGAAAGTCTTGCAATAAGAGCCTTCGGTTTCCTGATGGGGTTGAGATGTAATTAACAAGGCGGTTGCTGATGGTTTTCGACACCATGCTCAGCATGCTGATATCcttcactgaaaaagcaaaacccagTATACTTGTAAATCTTTACTGCAAGAAAAATGCTGATCACTAGTCAATAACTTTATCTTACTTCAAAAATAGGCCAAGAAATAAgatttacaaataaaacaaaatttaattacCGTTTATCTCCTTTGCCAACAAACTGTAGTAATTAGAAATTAAGAGATCTAAGGAATACTTTTCACACATAATAGGCAGAAACCACTTCAAATAGTTTGTAATTATCATTTAAATTTTGGTCATTTGGTTCTTCATAcataaaagctgaaaattcagAGAATAAGTCACATAAATTATTTCAACTAGCTAAaagctaaaacattttaaataatgttttttttctaaatggaaaactTTTGTGGTAATTTTCATATATCGGAAGTAATACCTTTCTTATCAGATTCTCACCTGAAAGATAATTCAATACCATTTGAAAGATCTCTAATGGAAGGGTTTGAAAATACCCAAGTGTTGACAGAGATTGGGAATCTGTGTCCAAGGTGTTGCAGCGCTGTCTGGAGCGACGGTTACggcatctgtatttctggtttgGAATCGAGGTGTAGCTCGTCCCTGGAGTGGATGTCATTGTTCTGTTAGTCCCATAAATTTAACCTggggagaaaatatgaaaatcttaTTTTCAGTGGAGGAAAATACTATACCCAAAACTAGGCTAAGAGGAAATCACTTCATTGTAGACACAGTGCTGGAGTGTGAAAATCTTGTCATACGCGTAGGAtaaatttttgtttgaatttagtGCAATGACATGCAATTtactaaataattttctattcCATGTCTCAGAGAATGGAGTATTCAGCTGACCTTAGAGGAGGAAAAGATAAAAGCACTGGGGGACACCACATGAGTGGGACATCAGAAAGTTAGGAAAATAGTTCTAAAAGGAAACTCTTGAGGAAGTATATGCGATGGTACAAGCTACAGTAATTAACAACATTCTTTTACCTTGTTACACTAATTATTCAACAGAGTATGAAAAAGTTATAGGGATGTTATTGAAATGGTTGTCACGTTACTTGATTGTTTTAGAGTGATAACTACTTATACGCATGCGTGtgtatgaccaaaaaaaaagattaaaagtaaCAAAGTGATGCGTCAAACCATTTTCCCCTGCAGCATTTAAGTTGATACATGGCTTAATTTTATATAATGACTATATGTgtggtataaaaataaatgatacaGTATTACTAtgtgaaaaaaattcagtgacCCAGGCTTTCCCAAAATCATGAGGGTCTGAGAAGTAATGAGCTTTAAAAGATCAATAAATATGTTTTGATTTGCCTTCTGGTTTCTGAGTCTCTAGAATAGGTATACTTCACATTGTCGGGCAACAATGACAGTTAGTGACTCACTAcctcttaaaatttttttttttcagctgagatttttcacattatttcttGATTCCAGCAGCTGAGGCTTCAGGGAAATTGCCAAGGAGAATGAGTGCTGCAGTATAATTACAAGAGCTGGCAGCACTGGTAGTAATATAACTGGAACCCATCCAAGCTGCAGTGCAACATCCCAGTTACCATCAGTGGGAAATACACTCAGAGAATAGAACTCATTGtttcaaagattaaaaatttacaaaaattacagaaaacaagttCCAAACATCCTTCATATTTATTACGAAAGCACGCAAGCCAGACCTCTCTAATATGCCACTGAGCAGAATTACCACATCCACAATGGACGCACTGTTTGTACTGACAACTGAAAGAATATGGGGCATTTCATTAACAGTGTTACAAATGGGTTTGGCTGACTTGTGCTGTGTGCTGGATAGAGTTTGCATTGTACATTTATGGAAGTTATACTTCACTGgaagcatttttaatttaggTATGGTATAATTCTAGCTAGCTAAAGAAGCTTATAGTTTAAACTTTCACAAGGCTCATGAGCAATGTAACTGCTGCTAAAATTAGTGTCATTAGGCTTTTACACTGCTCAGGCAAGAGACAGAAAATTGATGTAACACCTTTAAGAACAATCAAGAAACCACCTATAAATAAACATATGGttatatgaaaaaatgtttatcttctagaagcaaagaaagcaaagtctgaagtcagtggaaattttaTACACACAACTGTGGATTCAAGACAATGTAAATTCCTTGTGTACAATATAGAAAGCAGCTCCACTCCTGTTTATAAACAGGGCACCACTAAACTTTGTTCAAGACATGCTAAATCTGATACATATTTCTGCTTCATACCTTAGAAATAAAGTTGCAATGCTATgatactttcttttcctcccctgctcctcttACTGTCTTTAGCAGGACAGTACTGTAAGGATTTATGGCATCTTTAAGTGTTTTTTTGGAAATCTTACCTTGGGTCTGCAATTGTgttatatggaagaaaaaaatacttggcCACAGGAGAGGTTTTCAGAAGTACTCAGCCAATTTCAGTCTGTTTCTGTTCAATCTGATTGAAGTCGAATTGACTACCACTATTTTAATTTAGAGCAGAACTagataaaattaatgtaaataaaaatgtgtacAAGCAGCCAGTTTCAAAGCCAAAGCTTAGAGACTTTACTGAATGCTCCCATTTCCTTCCCCTTTGACTTcacatgttttttatttcttaggg encodes:
- the FBXO47 gene encoding F-box only protein 47, producing MTSTPGTSYTSIPNQKYRCRNRRSRQRCNTLDTDSQSLSTLGYFQTLPLEIFQMVLNYLSVKDISMLSMVSKTISNRLVNYISTPSGNRRLLLQDFHNLELPGKREGSYILEHYKSLGLLLKRCTLLLPTKDRLKYIHKILSEVSCFKLNGCPSPLHCLGLQCYGVFLQILTAGWDELECHRVFNFLCELSNLPRKVQTVVSSKPGSARKLELRIRLYCRSVLLNHWIHRSDSAFWLTRILKPWPMVNQARLLYIIFGPVSSLDGHVVWQKMIEGPTDETSLKGLADAIKLLYDTEAREWTADDVISLVDELSVVPREWLMENNARFLILSGNNICFTFMASKAVNGRAVELARFTVFLALVCEKDLYCMDWAVKMMQKVCKVFSTPGERNNFLQCVENAFAHMIMDMLQAVLSGDRDEEDSSFLNLFHLVNAQANFHKEILYLTMRSNSNTI